The Terriglobus tenax genome contains a region encoding:
- a CDS encoding M13 family metallopeptidase encodes MKRFAAVLLSCVLLPVSTFAQQGARVQDIDKSLSPCDDFDNYANGQWRKQNAMPAIQTSWALRTVTQEETTAKLRGLLDEASSKKQTTGSTEQLIGDFYGSCMDEAAVNAAGLKPLQPTLAKIDALQDARAVQAEMIELMKVGIHAPLNISSSQDPHAPLNTIADISLRGLGLPDRDYYLRNEPRYKAIREKYMAHVQKMFVLADYSEAQAQAATDAVLKIETSLAEARLSRVELREPKNTDHPMQFAELAKQYPGFDWAAMYKALNVPAGKLNLSQPKLTSAFLADLKGTSVAEWKAYLRWHVLHANAAYLPAAFVDENFAFFGTVMTGVKEQRPRWQRCSRLVDAQLGEALGKKYVEVYFSPEAKARAREMAVNIAEQLKLSITSNDWMTAATKAKALEKVSALNIKVGYPDKWKDYSSIKISRASFLGDVMSTQAFAVRDDLALIGRPLDRGRWEMTPPTMNAYYNPQMNEVVVPAGYLQPPGFNPKGLDAINYGAIGVTIGHEISHGVDDEGAQFAADGSLTMWWTPEDFEKFKAKTACTTQQYDNYFIEPGIHHNGKLVTGEALGDLGGVNLAYRAYEKSREGKGPEPTVDGLTPEQQFFLAEAQWRGALVRPEAARSQVQVDPHPLGKWRVLGPLSNMPEFEKAWSCRKGNAMVREEKCRVW; translated from the coding sequence ATGAAACGTTTTGCCGCGGTATTGCTGAGCTGTGTCTTACTGCCCGTTTCCACCTTCGCCCAGCAGGGCGCGCGTGTGCAGGATATCGATAAGTCGCTCTCCCCTTGCGACGATTTCGATAACTATGCCAACGGCCAGTGGCGCAAGCAGAATGCCATGCCCGCCATCCAGACCAGCTGGGCGCTGCGCACGGTTACGCAGGAAGAGACCACCGCCAAGCTGCGCGGGTTGCTGGACGAAGCCTCGTCGAAGAAGCAGACCACGGGCAGCACAGAGCAGTTGATCGGCGACTTCTACGGTTCGTGCATGGATGAGGCGGCGGTGAACGCCGCGGGACTTAAGCCGCTGCAGCCCACACTGGCAAAGATTGATGCACTCCAGGACGCGCGAGCCGTGCAGGCGGAGATGATTGAGTTGATGAAGGTGGGCATTCATGCACCGCTCAACATCAGCTCCTCGCAGGACCCGCACGCTCCGCTGAATACGATTGCCGACATCAGCCTGCGCGGACTTGGCCTGCCGGACCGCGACTACTACCTGCGGAACGAGCCGCGCTACAAGGCCATCCGCGAGAAGTACATGGCGCATGTGCAGAAGATGTTTGTGCTGGCAGACTATAGCGAGGCACAGGCACAGGCTGCGACCGATGCCGTGCTGAAGATTGAGACCAGCCTGGCCGAGGCGCGGCTGTCGCGCGTGGAGCTGCGCGAGCCGAAGAACACGGACCATCCCATGCAGTTTGCGGAGCTGGCGAAGCAGTACCCCGGCTTCGACTGGGCGGCGATGTACAAGGCGCTGAACGTTCCAGCGGGCAAGCTGAATCTTAGCCAGCCGAAGCTGACCTCTGCATTTCTGGCAGACCTGAAAGGCACCTCGGTTGCGGAGTGGAAGGCCTACCTTCGCTGGCATGTGCTGCATGCCAATGCCGCGTACCTGCCTGCCGCGTTTGTGGATGAGAACTTCGCTTTCTTTGGCACCGTGATGACCGGCGTGAAGGAACAGAGGCCGCGCTGGCAGCGTTGCAGCCGCCTGGTGGATGCACAGCTTGGCGAGGCGCTGGGCAAGAAGTATGTTGAGGTGTATTTCTCGCCCGAGGCCAAGGCCCGTGCGCGCGAGATGGCCGTCAACATTGCGGAGCAGCTGAAGCTGAGCATCACCAGCAACGACTGGATGACCGCGGCCACCAAGGCTAAAGCGCTTGAGAAGGTGAGCGCGCTGAATATCAAGGTGGGTTATCCGGACAAGTGGAAGGACTACTCCAGCATAAAGATCAGCCGCGCCAGCTTTCTGGGAGACGTGATGTCCACACAGGCGTTTGCGGTGCGCGACGACCTGGCGCTGATTGGCAGGCCGCTCGACCGTGGCCGCTGGGAGATGACTCCGCCCACCATGAACGCTTACTACAATCCGCAGATGAACGAGGTGGTGGTGCCGGCCGGCTATCTCCAGCCGCCGGGCTTCAATCCGAAGGGGCTGGACGCCATCAACTACGGCGCCATCGGCGTGACAATTGGCCACGAGATCAGCCACGGCGTGGATGACGAAGGCGCGCAGTTTGCCGCCGATGGATCGTTGACCATGTGGTGGACTCCGGAGGACTTTGAGAAGTTCAAGGCAAAGACCGCATGCACCACGCAGCAGTATGACAACTACTTCATCGAACCCGGTATCCACCACAACGGCAAACTGGTGACGGGTGAGGCTCTGGGCGACCTGGGCGGTGTGAATCTTGCGTATCGCGCGTATGAAAAATCGCGCGAAGGCAAAGGCCCCGAACCAACAGTCGACGGCCTGACACCGGAGCAGCAGTTCTTCCTGGCAGAGGCACAGTGGCGCGGCGCTCTGGTGCGCCCTGAGGCGGCCCGCAGCCAGGTGCAGGTGGACCCGCATCCGCTGGGCAAGTGGCGCGTGCTGGGGCCGCTGAGCAACATGCCGGAGTTTGAAAAGGCATGGAGCTGCAGGAAGGGCAATGCCATGGTGCGCGAGGAGAAGTGCAGGGTCTGGTAG
- a CDS encoding cytochrome D1 domain-containing protein, translating to MKIALAATLFATSALAQSTLLVTNQTDRSLAYIDTATGKVTDTIPENGVTGHEITTSPDGKLAYIPMYGNAGVGKPGTDGSTIQVVDIASHKIVHTIDLGHGVRPHKPVYDTHRNVLWVSTELDHSITAIDPKSYKVLYSVPTGQAESHMFVLSPDGKRAYTANVGPGTVSVLDLDAKKLVTIIPISKNTQRITITSDGKYVFTSDQESPRLAVIDTATNKVKEYVPLPSEGYGGAITADGKTLLLCQVHANKLVFLDLPTMKVTKTIAVGEYPQAVVIDRDGKHAYVSSLRSGTIDVIDMATREPVKSIFAGKGADGMVLVSAK from the coding sequence ATGAAAATCGCTCTTGCCGCTACGCTCTTCGCTACCTCTGCCCTGGCCCAGTCCACCCTGCTGGTCACCAATCAGACGGACCGCAGCCTGGCTTACATTGACACCGCGACCGGCAAGGTGACCGATACCATTCCGGAGAACGGTGTCACCGGGCATGAGATCACCACATCGCCCGACGGCAAGCTCGCCTACATTCCTATGTACGGCAACGCGGGCGTCGGGAAGCCGGGCACGGACGGTTCGACGATCCAGGTCGTCGACATCGCCTCGCACAAGATTGTTCACACCATTGACCTTGGCCATGGCGTACGACCGCACAAGCCGGTTTATGACACGCATCGCAACGTGCTTTGGGTGAGCACCGAGCTTGACCACAGCATTACGGCCATCGACCCCAAAAGCTACAAGGTGCTCTACTCCGTTCCCACCGGGCAGGCGGAGTCGCACATGTTCGTACTCTCGCCTGACGGCAAGCGCGCCTACACCGCCAATGTCGGTCCTGGCACCGTGTCCGTGCTTGACCTGGATGCGAAGAAGCTGGTCACCATTATTCCCATCTCGAAGAACACGCAGCGCATCACCATTACCAGCGACGGCAAGTACGTCTTCACCTCAGACCAGGAATCTCCCCGTCTGGCAGTGATTGATACAGCGACCAACAAGGTGAAGGAGTATGTCCCGCTGCCCAGTGAAGGTTACGGCGGCGCCATTACCGCTGACGGCAAAACTCTGCTGCTGTGCCAGGTCCATGCCAACAAGCTGGTCTTTCTGGATCTGCCCACCATGAAAGTGACCAAGACCATTGCGGTCGGCGAGTATCCGCAGGCGGTGGTCATTGATCGAGACGGCAAGCACGCCTATGTTTCCAGTCTGCGGTCGGGCACCATTGACGTGATCGACATGGCCACGCGCGAGCCGGTGAAGAGCATCTTCGCGGGCAAGGGCGCTGACGGCATGGTGCTGGTTTCAGCAAAGTGA
- the accD gene encoding acetyl-CoA carboxylase, carboxyltransferase subunit beta, translating to MSWFKREENEIINESEKTVRTEGLWIKCDGCRQVIWKADLEANQYVCPKCGKHFRIDARTRIAMLLEPGYELVDLELRSTDPLQFTDLKKYSTRLDQARKKTGLNDAIINAVGQMGPHNVVLSVMEYGFIGGSMGSVVGETIARAVDRAYETKSPLVIVSASGGARMMEGIASLMQLAKVSTALTRLDEAKIPFISLMTDPTTGGVTASFAMLGDLNIAEPGALIGFAGPRVIEQTIRQKLPEGFQRSEFLLEHGFLDAVVPRTGLKDYLIRAFSFMKTS from the coding sequence ATGTCCTGGTTTAAGCGCGAAGAGAACGAGATCATCAACGAGTCGGAGAAGACGGTCCGCACGGAAGGTCTGTGGATCAAGTGTGACGGCTGCCGTCAGGTGATCTGGAAGGCCGATCTTGAGGCCAATCAGTATGTTTGCCCCAAGTGCGGCAAGCATTTCCGTATCGACGCACGCACGCGCATTGCGATGCTACTGGAGCCGGGCTACGAACTGGTGGACCTGGAACTGCGCTCGACCGATCCGCTGCAGTTCACTGATCTGAAGAAGTACAGCACCCGTCTGGACCAGGCCCGCAAGAAGACCGGCCTGAACGACGCCATCATCAACGCTGTCGGCCAGATGGGTCCGCATAACGTGGTGCTTTCGGTCATGGAGTACGGCTTTATCGGCGGCTCCATGGGTTCCGTCGTGGGTGAGACGATTGCCCGCGCCGTGGACCGCGCCTACGAGACGAAATCGCCTCTGGTCATCGTCTCGGCCTCCGGCGGAGCGCGCATGATGGAAGGCATTGCCAGCCTGATGCAGCTTGCCAAGGTCTCCACTGCGCTGACGCGGCTGGACGAGGCAAAGATCCCCTTCATCTCGCTGATGACCGACCCGACCACGGGCGGCGTCACGGCCAGCTTTGCCATGCTGGGCGACCTGAACATCGCCGAGCCCGGTGCCCTGATCGGTTTTGCCGGCCCGCGCGTTATCGAGCAGACTATCCGCCAGAAGCTTCCCGAAGGCTTCCAGCGCTCCGAGTTCCTGCTGGAGCATGGCTTCCTGGACGCGGTCGTCCCGCGTACCGGCCTGAAGGACTACCTGATCCGCGCCTTCAGTTTTATGAAAACCAGCTAG
- a CDS encoding DoxX family protein: protein MSVTEGTSKAALWTGRILVWIPSLFILSGGINSLRHAQMVVEGLKQFGFPESLLPFMGTVALLGGLMALIPATEVVGGILLTAYLGAAAMAHILAHQPMQWLAPTAFGIAVWIGLYLKEPRLRTVFPVKR from the coding sequence ATGTCCGTAACTGAAGGCACCTCCAAGGCAGCACTCTGGACCGGTCGCATCCTGGTCTGGATTCCCTCACTCTTCATCCTCTCCGGCGGCATCAACTCCCTGCGTCACGCGCAGATGGTGGTTGAGGGCCTGAAGCAGTTCGGCTTTCCGGAGAGCCTGCTTCCCTTCATGGGCACGGTCGCCCTGCTTGGCGGTTTGATGGCGCTGATCCCTGCCACAGAGGTTGTGGGCGGCATCCTGCTCACCGCCTATCTTGGAGCGGCCGCCATGGCGCACATCCTCGCGCATCAGCCGATGCAGTGGCTTGCTCCGACGGCTTTCGGTATCGCTGTCTGGATCGGGCTTTATCTGAAGGAGCCGCGCCTGCGCACGGTCTTTCCCGTCAAACGGTAG
- a CDS encoding response regulator transcription factor, translating to MSTATGTKTVRLFILDDHALFREGLLRLLESDSRFEITGHSGTPATALQQIVTAAPDVLILDYDLGSQTALDFMQQLKRTDFEGRVLLVTAGLPDNDALTLIRLGISGIFHKQDSPESLQRAIFEVSQGRVLIDQQYLQTIVAASTPQDAPRFTERERTTLRYLLQGLANKEIASQLNISESAVKATLQQLFSKTGVRTRSQLVLLAIERYRSQL from the coding sequence GTGAGCACAGCCACCGGTACAAAGACCGTCCGCCTGTTTATCCTGGACGACCATGCACTCTTCCGCGAAGGCCTGCTGCGGCTGCTGGAGAGCGACAGCCGCTTTGAGATAACGGGCCACAGCGGAACGCCCGCCACGGCACTGCAGCAGATCGTCACCGCCGCTCCGGATGTACTGATCCTGGACTACGACCTGGGCAGCCAGACAGCGCTGGACTTTATGCAGCAGTTGAAGCGTACGGATTTTGAAGGACGCGTTCTGCTGGTCACCGCGGGCCTGCCGGACAACGATGCGCTCACCCTGATCCGGCTTGGCATCTCAGGCATCTTCCATAAGCAGGACTCGCCCGAGTCGCTGCAAAGGGCAATCTTCGAGGTCTCGCAGGGGCGCGTGCTCATTGATCAGCAGTACCTGCAGACGATTGTTGCCGCCAGCACACCGCAGGACGCTCCGCGGTTTACCGAACGCGAACGCACGACGCTGCGCTACCTGCTGCAGGGACTGGCGAACAAGGAGATTGCATCGCAGCTCAACATCTCAGAGAGCGCCGTGAAGGCAACGCTGCAGCAGTTGTTCTCAAAGACCGGCGTACGGACGCGGTCGCAGCTGGTGCTGCTGGCGATTGAACGCTACCGGTCGCAGCTCTAG
- a CDS encoding ATP-binding protein codes for MPTAAARRRRRRRIRISNRIRGFASSRRHMLTLAATVVALLAALEWVYDFDFSLGILYIFPVIVAATVLNRWQIVAAAIFCAWTRGLFTADETHLEHILRFCMATIAYTGCGLLIYQINDSRRVVLLHYARIRFEQKLRRRAEEQLRLMAESSPAAILTLSADGRILAANHAAHEMFGLSEHESLTQRPIRDFVSFFDEALRLPSDLGRIRTNTSTWAARADGTHFPASAWFSIYGDADSRRLAAILVDNSNDVREREQAHFEQLTQHNRVLAGAVSHEIRNLCSAIAVVSSNLERHRNLTGDADFDALKNLVSGLSNMASFDLRNQARTQHPPVSLAALADELRVIIGQDWEEIGGTLEWHVPVNFPSVQAERDGLLQVLLNLTQNALRASEQIEAPQLAIRAFDRKGRAVLRISNNGPAIADPSALFQPFRTASTNGTGLGLYVARAMVKNFGGELQHVPTVTGVTFEITLRFAGSRSIELDQPQEVEAQ; via the coding sequence ATGCCTACCGCCGCAGCACGCCGTAGAAGAAGACGCCGCATCCGCATCAGTAACCGGATCCGCGGCTTTGCCTCCAGCCGCCGGCACATGCTCACGCTGGCCGCGACGGTGGTGGCCCTGCTGGCGGCGCTGGAATGGGTCTACGACTTCGACTTCTCGCTCGGCATCCTGTACATCTTCCCGGTGATTGTGGCCGCCACCGTGCTGAACCGCTGGCAGATTGTGGCGGCGGCTATCTTCTGTGCATGGACACGCGGCCTGTTTACCGCGGATGAAACGCACCTGGAACACATCCTTCGTTTCTGCATGGCCACCATTGCCTATACCGGCTGCGGCCTGCTGATCTACCAGATCAACGACTCGCGCCGGGTGGTTCTGCTGCACTATGCACGCATCCGCTTTGAGCAGAAGCTGCGCCGCCGCGCCGAAGAGCAGCTTCGCCTGATGGCCGAAAGCAGCCCGGCCGCGATCCTGACACTGTCTGCCGATGGCCGCATTCTTGCCGCCAACCATGCGGCACATGAGATGTTCGGCCTGAGCGAGCACGAGTCGCTGACGCAGCGGCCTATCCGCGACTTTGTCAGTTTCTTCGATGAAGCTCTGCGGCTGCCGTCTGACCTTGGCCGCATACGCACCAACACCAGCACCTGGGCGGCCCGCGCGGATGGAACGCACTTTCCGGCCAGCGCGTGGTTCTCCATTTACGGCGATGCGGACAGCCGCAGGCTTGCGGCCATTCTCGTGGACAACTCCAACGACGTACGGGAACGCGAGCAGGCCCACTTCGAGCAACTGACCCAGCACAATCGCGTGCTGGCAGGAGCTGTCTCGCATGAGATTCGCAACCTGTGCTCGGCGATTGCGGTGGTGTCGTCCAACCTGGAGCGGCACAGGAACCTGACGGGGGATGCGGACTTCGACGCGCTGAAGAACCTTGTCTCCGGCCTGAGCAACATGGCCTCGTTTGACCTGCGCAACCAGGCGCGTACGCAGCATCCGCCGGTGTCCCTGGCGGCGCTGGCCGATGAGCTTCGCGTCATCATCGGGCAGGACTGGGAAGAGATTGGCGGCACGCTGGAGTGGCATGTCCCCGTGAACTTTCCCAGCGTGCAGGCCGAGCGCGATGGACTGCTGCAGGTGCTGCTGAACCTGACACAGAATGCCCTGCGCGCCTCGGAGCAGATCGAGGCTCCGCAGCTGGCGATTCGCGCCTTTGACCGCAAGGGCCGCGCCGTTCTGCGGATCTCCAACAACGGGCCCGCCATTGCCGATCCGTCGGCGCTGTTCCAGCCTTTTCGCACGGCGTCGACCAACGGCACCGGGCTTGGCCTGTATGTGGCGCGCGCCATGGTCAAAAACTTTGGAGGCGAGCTGCAGCATGTACCTACCGTTACCGGCGTGACCTTTGAGATAACCCTGCGCTTTGCGGGTTCGCGTAGCATCGAACTGGACCAGCCACAGGAGGTAGAAGCGCAGTGA
- a CDS encoding bestrophin family protein — protein MIVRDRLPLKRIWPQAWRRLLILLFFDCTVAIVYTVFHHHWMSLDGLPVAPLASALTIFLAFRTNSAYGRWWEARSLWGSLVNTSRALGRQFLTMLDDELEPEDRIPLRNQLVLHQIAFPHVLRCHLRKQTPFPELQSILGKEIADELRQYKNVPAALLVRMGRLLKQARNEGMIDSFRWTAIDENLTTLANIQGACERIKNTPLPRQFDYMPSLLVSIFCWLLPLALVENLELLTPVASTLISFTFIAADLMSKEISNPFENTIHDTPMTALSRTIELNLREQMGEVHQLPSEQRKKLGDLQPVDGIVF, from the coding sequence ATGATTGTTCGTGATCGACTTCCACTGAAGAGGATCTGGCCGCAGGCCTGGCGCCGCCTGCTGATCCTGTTGTTCTTCGACTGCACGGTCGCCATCGTCTACACGGTCTTCCATCACCACTGGATGTCTCTGGATGGCTTGCCCGTGGCTCCGCTGGCCTCGGCGCTCACCATCTTCCTTGCCTTCCGCACCAACTCGGCTTATGGCCGCTGGTGGGAGGCGCGTTCCTTGTGGGGATCGCTGGTCAACACCTCGCGCGCGCTCGGCCGCCAGTTCCTGACCATGCTGGACGATGAGCTGGAACCGGAAGACCGCATCCCGCTGCGCAATCAGTTGGTGCTGCACCAGATTGCGTTCCCGCACGTGCTTCGCTGCCACCTGCGCAAACAGACGCCCTTCCCCGAACTGCAGTCCATTCTTGGCAAAGAGATTGCCGATGAGCTGCGCCAGTACAAGAACGTTCCGGCCGCCCTTCTGGTACGCATGGGCCGGCTGCTGAAGCAGGCCCGCAATGAGGGCATGATTGACAGCTTCCGCTGGACGGCCATCGACGAGAACCTGACCACGCTGGCCAATATCCAGGGCGCCTGCGAGCGCATCAAGAACACGCCGCTGCCCCGCCAGTTCGACTACATGCCAAGCCTGTTGGTCAGCATCTTCTGCTGGCTGCTGCCGCTGGCCCTGGTGGAGAACCTGGAGCTGCTGACCCCGGTCGCCAGCACGCTGATCAGCTTTACGTTTATCGCGGCTGACCTGATGAGCAAAGAGATCTCTAACCCATTCGAGAACACCATTCACGACACGCCGATGACCGCCCTGTCGCGGACGATTGAACTGAACCTGCGCGAGCAGATGGGCGAGGTTCACCAGCTGCCCAGCGAGCAGCGCAAGAAGCTGGGCGACCTGCAACCGGTCGATGGAATTGTTTTCTAA
- a CDS encoding universal stress protein, with protein MAMLQNTRHIIFATNFSDACHAAVPAVARWVDMLQCKLTLLHVYNADRMLYRDANTQLQSFFAEADNYPQCQRVLMSGNPAEGIAEFCQRHRDALLVLPPSDQSGLPRPWHRSMRARMIQTLPIPVWTLGRTMVGGTPPATMDRHLGVWVSSPEEGLAHVRQAAQYASQTGSTLHLLHVVPDVNEGSLAHTLRTKAPLGEEYAEDWLTQVASSLDIAQRVEIHVGQGKARRELPRLIRTSGVEMLMVSQGAAVERGVFRSEVSSIFRECCSGIVSVPLATHGLTVTAPAPVLEEVA; from the coding sequence ATGGCGATGCTGCAAAACACGAGACACATCATCTTCGCTACCAATTTTTCTGATGCTTGCCACGCGGCTGTTCCTGCCGTGGCGCGCTGGGTGGACATGCTCCAGTGCAAGCTGACCCTGCTGCACGTGTACAACGCGGATCGCATGCTGTATCGCGATGCCAACACGCAGTTGCAATCGTTTTTCGCCGAAGCCGATAACTATCCTCAATGCCAGCGGGTGTTGATGAGCGGAAATCCGGCGGAGGGTATCGCGGAGTTTTGCCAGAGACACCGCGATGCCCTACTTGTATTGCCCCCCAGCGACCAGTCCGGCCTTCCCCGCCCCTGGCACCGCTCCATGCGCGCGCGCATGATTCAAACCCTGCCTATCCCGGTCTGGACCCTGGGACGCACCATGGTCGGCGGAACTCCGCCGGCAACCATGGACCGCCATCTCGGGGTGTGGGTCAGCAGCCCGGAAGAAGGTCTTGCGCACGTCCGCCAGGCCGCACAGTATGCCTCGCAGACCGGCTCCACGCTGCACCTGCTGCACGTGGTGCCCGATGTGAATGAAGGCTCGCTGGCACATACCCTGCGGACCAAGGCTCCCCTGGGCGAAGAGTACGCCGAGGACTGGCTGACGCAGGTCGCCTCCAGCCTGGACATCGCTCAGCGCGTCGAGATTCACGTCGGCCAGGGCAAGGCACGCCGCGAGCTGCCGCGCCTGATCCGTACCAGTGGCGTGGAGATGTTGATGGTCAGCCAGGGGGCCGCCGTCGAACGCGGCGTCTTCCGCTCCGAGGTCAGCTCCATCTTTCGCGAGTGCTGCTCGGGCATTGTCAGCGTGCCGCTGGCCACGCACGGCCTCACCGTCACCGCACCGGCACCGGTGCTGGAAGAGGTCGCCTAA
- a CDS encoding DUF2251 domain-containing protein → MDSVSFRPGKAYLSSLSPTVPWAVIFEDEGDTAYFYAVDTRFGDSDERIQDAMLIYNVKHIPDAEREHLASIVWSPDGLKAVLYLNGYAHAIADFGQRCGYCRTNFPNFMEGQQSSWRSSSHAWSDELLQQFEAALYN, encoded by the coding sequence ATGGATTCCGTTTCGTTCCGCCCAGGCAAGGCCTATCTCTCCTCGCTTTCCCCCACCGTCCCCTGGGCAGTAATCTTTGAAGATGAAGGCGACACGGCGTATTTCTACGCCGTCGACACGCGTTTTGGCGACTCCGATGAGCGCATCCAGGACGCCATGCTGATCTACAACGTGAAGCACATCCCCGACGCTGAGCGCGAACACCTGGCCAGCATCGTCTGGTCGCCGGACGGCCTGAAAGCCGTGCTCTACCTGAACGGCTACGCCCACGCCATCGCGGACTTCGGCCAGCGCTGCGGCTACTGCCGTACCAACTTCCCCAACTTCATGGAAGGCCAGCAGAGCAGTTGGCGCAGCAGCAGCCATGCATGGAGCGACGAGCTTCTGCAGCAGTTCGAGGCTGCCCTGTACAACTAG
- a CDS encoding TonB-dependent receptor has protein sequence MKHVRHAAAVAVLCVSAPVFSQTAAPQPAAQQPPSRPAVNEQVTVTASRQALTLDAGASSVRVLSDEDLNRTPGFTLDDRLKQVAGFQLFRRTSSWVANPTSQGISLRGLGSTAASRTLVLSDQVPLNDAFGGWVHWNEVPRLALRQVDLMRGGASDLYGSSAIGGAINVTPEEAGPLRYGASLEGGGLNTLNGDGLLTAASGPWSGLGAITLFQTDGYKLTAPAARGPVDVPAFVHWQSGRTELRHRFTKELDGFLRGNLLNENRGNGTPLTTNATRIWRYAAGGDWNSADYGRAFLRLYGSEENYRQSFSTVLGGAARSSERVVRTQKVPSEERGYATQWARGFAGAPVTIALGSDMRDIRATNIETPYNALNVPQPQTNTRARQRDTGVYGLGVWQPRHWTIQLSGRYDRFSILDPRQISTPAVALTGRDENVFSPRLGVVRDIGRGVSLTGSVFRAFRGATLNELYRTSTVGTTTTLANPDLRSERATGFELGGNMTLAHDIQVRASGFWTMVNRPITTVIQTQTSSATTDKRFNAGQLRSRGMMIETRVHPIRPLVITGAYQLAVATVTRFDQQPQLVNKWAPQVPRHSFTLTTQAESRHIGRLNVIAYASGRQYDDTLNTLKLGSYVRFDVQAERDFARRFTASVAVQNLLDRSIDAGRTGVLTLAAPQTVTMRLALHGAR, from the coding sequence GACGGTAACAGCATCGCGCCAGGCGCTGACGCTGGATGCCGGCGCATCGAGCGTACGTGTGCTCTCAGACGAAGACCTGAACCGCACACCCGGCTTTACGCTGGATGACCGTTTGAAGCAGGTGGCTGGCTTTCAGCTCTTCCGCCGCACCTCATCGTGGGTGGCGAACCCCACCTCGCAGGGTATTTCGCTGCGCGGACTTGGATCGACGGCGGCCTCGCGCACGCTGGTGCTGAGCGACCAGGTGCCGCTGAACGACGCCTTTGGCGGCTGGGTGCACTGGAACGAAGTGCCGCGGCTGGCGCTGCGCCAGGTGGACCTGATGCGCGGCGGAGCTTCGGACCTGTACGGCTCCTCTGCGATCGGCGGAGCGATCAACGTGACTCCGGAAGAGGCTGGGCCGCTGCGCTATGGAGCTTCGCTGGAAGGCGGCGGGCTGAACACGCTTAACGGCGATGGCCTGCTGACCGCAGCCAGTGGCCCGTGGAGCGGCCTGGGCGCGATCACGCTGTTCCAGACCGATGGCTATAAGCTTACCGCTCCTGCTGCGCGCGGACCGGTGGATGTGCCTGCGTTTGTGCACTGGCAGAGCGGGCGCACGGAACTGCGGCACCGTTTCACCAAGGAGCTGGACGGCTTTCTGCGTGGCAACCTGCTGAATGAGAATCGCGGCAACGGCACGCCGCTGACGACCAACGCCACGCGCATATGGCGCTATGCGGCGGGCGGCGACTGGAACTCAGCCGACTATGGCCGAGCCTTCCTGCGGCTGTATGGGTCAGAGGAGAATTATCGCCAGAGCTTCAGCACGGTGCTGGGCGGAGCAGCACGCAGTTCAGAGCGCGTGGTGCGCACGCAGAAGGTTCCTTCAGAGGAGCGCGGCTATGCCACGCAGTGGGCGCGGGGATTCGCGGGGGCTCCGGTAACAATTGCCCTCGGGTCGGACATGCGGGACATTCGCGCGACCAACATTGAGACACCGTACAACGCATTGAACGTTCCGCAGCCGCAGACCAATACCCGCGCGCGGCAGCGCGACACCGGAGTGTATGGCCTGGGAGTATGGCAGCCGCGGCACTGGACCATCCAGCTTTCGGGCCGCTATGACCGCTTCTCCATCCTTGACCCGCGACAGATCTCAACGCCTGCCGTTGCGCTGACCGGACGCGATGAGAATGTCTTCAGCCCGCGGCTGGGCGTGGTGCGGGATATCGGACGTGGCGTTTCGCTGACGGGGTCCGTCTTCCGCGCCTTCCGTGGAGCCACGCTGAACGAGCTGTACCGCACCAGCACGGTGGGAACCACCACGACGCTGGCCAACCCGGATCTGCGTTCGGAGCGTGCGACCGGATTTGAGCTGGGCGGCAATATGACGCTGGCACACGATATCCAGGTGCGCGCCTCGGGCTTCTGGACGATGGTGAACCGGCCGATTACGACCGTGATCCAGACACAGACCTCCAGCGCCACGACGGACAAACGCTTCAACGCGGGTCAGCTTCGCAGCCGCGGCATGATGATCGAGACACGCGTGCATCCGATCCGCCCGCTGGTGATTACCGGGGCCTACCAGCTTGCAGTGGCCACCGTGACGCGTTTCGATCAGCAGCCGCAGCTTGTCAACAAGTGGGCGCCGCAGGTGCCACGCCACTCCTTCACATTGACCACCCAGGCAGAGAGCCGCCACATTGGCCGGCTGAACGTGATTGCCTATGCCAGCGGCCGCCAGTACGACGACACGCTGAATACGCTGAAGCTGGGAAGCTATGTACGGTTTGATGTGCAGGCCGAACGCGACTTCGCGCGGCGGTTTACGGCGTCAGTCGCCGTGCAGAACCTGCTGGACCGGTCCATCGATGCGGGACGCACCGGCGTGCTGACGCTGGCGGCTCCGCAGACAGTCACCATGCGGCTGGCGCTGCATGGTGCCAGATAG